Below is a window of Mucilaginibacter sp. PAMC 26640 DNA.
ACCATTGGCATTGTACTGGCGTATTTTTCAAATGCTTACCTGGCTAATCATGCTAACAATGGTGGCGGCAGTATCCATACCGTTTTTTCAGGTCAGGTTTGGCGTGCCATGCTGGGCCTGGGTGCAATACCCGCTGCGGTATTTTTAGTAAGCCTGTTCGTGGTTCCCGAATCGCCCCGCTGGTTATTGTTAAAAGGCAAAGTGCTAAAGGCGAAGGAAATCCTCATAAAAATTGACGGTGCCGAAGCTGCCGAAAACGAAATAAAAGCATTTTATGAGCAGGATGAAAACGAAGATGCATCGCTGAAAGAATTGTTTAAACCGGTTTATCGCAAAGCATTGTGGATAGGCTTATTGTTGCCTTTCCTCTCTCAGGTTTGCGGTATAAACGCGGTTATATATTATGGCCCCAGGATATTGGAGCAAGCCGGATTTACGCTGAACAGCGCATTGGGCGGCCAGGTTACAATTGGCCTCGTAAACGTTGTTTTTACCTTCGTAGCCATTTTTACCATAGATAAATGGGGGCGCAAACCCTTGCTATTTGCCGGAGTGGGTGGTGCGGTGGTATCACTTTTAATCATAGGGGCGCTGTTTGCATTAGGTGTAACATCCGGTCCCTGGATCCTGATTTTCATCCTTGCCTTTATCGCATGTTTTGCCTTCTCGTTCGGCCCGGTTTGCTGGGTAATCGTTGGAGAGATATTTCCGAATGCGGTTCGTGGAAAAGCGATGGCACTGGCAACACTTTCGCTATGGGTAGGTAACTTTTTGGTTGGGCAGCTCACCCCTGTTATGCTGGAAGGGCTTGGGTCGTCTTGGACATTTTGGCTGTTCGCCATCTGCTGCTCGCCTGCCTTATGGATCACCTGGAAATTGATCCCTGAAACAAAAGGCCGCTCATTAGAAAATATTGAAAATTACTGGAAAGAATCTTACAAACGCGAAGCATAGGGAAGAATGCCCGCAACCATCAACCAATAATCAAAACCCAATAAAACCAACTAATTATGAGATTAAAATTATTACACAAACTAAGAAAACTGAAATGGCTATACGGCAAACCGCTTTTAGGAGGTTTGCTCAGCGTATTTGCCTTGACCGGATCTGCCAGGGCCACAATCGCCACTTCGACCAGGCTGTATGCGAAAAATGTGTTCGATATTTCAATAACAGGCCGGGTAGTTGACGAAACCAACCAACCTGTGCCGGGCGTAAACGTCAGCATTTCAGGCACAACTATTGGCACCATTACCGATGTGAATGGCCGCTACAAACTGAGTGTGCCAGAGGCATACGTCAGTCGCAGCTTAAGTTTCTCGTTCATTGGCTACACTAAGCAGGATATCGCGATAGCCGGAAAATCTGAAATTAACGTTAGCCTTAAAGCCAATAACACCAGCCTTAATGAGGTGGTTGTGGTAGGTTATGGTACTCAGAAACGTATCAACGTTACCGGAGCGGTAAGTACCATCAGTTCAAAAAATATTGAGAATAAACCGGTACTAAACACTTATCAAGCGCTACAAGGCGAGTCGCCCAACCTAATCATTCAGCAAAGTACATTAGATCCTGGAAGTGATGTTATAGTGAACATCCGTGGTGTGGGTACACTGGGGGATAATACACCACTGGTGGTGATTGATGGTATCGTCGGCGGTAATTTAAACACCATCAATCCCAATGATATTGCGAGCGTATCCGTGTTAAAGGATGCTGGTTCTGCTGCTATTTATGGTTCCAGAGCGGCAAACGGCGTTATATTAGTTACCACTAAGGCGGGTAGATTTAATTCAAAGCCAACGGTTAGTTATAACGGTAGCTACGGTCTGCAGGATGCTAAAGTATTGGTACATAAGGTAGATGCCTGGGATAATGCCTATTATAAAAATCAGTCACTGGTTAATTCAGGCCTTCCTGCTGCCTACACGCCAGATCAGATCCAGGCTTTGAAAGATGCAGGAAACGGCACTTGGGACGTGGAGCATTTGCTGAAGAAAGCCCCTTTGCAATCGCACAATGTAAGTATCACGGGTGGGGGAGAAACCAATTCCTTTTACATTTCGGCAGGTTATCAAAACCAGGGCAGCAACCTGATTGGTAACGGAGGATCGGGCTCGGATTTCGGTTACCAGAAATACAACCTCAGGCTAAATCAAACCTCAATAATTGGCAAATTCAGAACCAACGTAATACTGAATTATACCAAAACGCGCAACAAGACGAATAGCGTTGGGAGTAATAATATCTTTGCGGATGCTAACCGTGTGCCGCATAACTATAGCTGGCAGGATGCGAACGGTAATTATTTAACTAACCCTGTTGCTTCGCAGTACAATGAATATGGTGTGCTGGAAAAAGGCGGTTTCAACCAGGCGGATAATGACGAGATCTTTGGTGCATTTAACGGCCAGTTAAACATCACGAAGGATTTAAAATTAGTGGGCGAATTTGGAGGAACTATCCAGAATAACGGGACTTTTTTCCGTCGTACCCAGGTGGACTATCTGCCGGCCGGTGTATACGGTAACGATCTGACCGTTTTGGACGGCAACAGCAAATCTTTTTTAACCAACACTAAATTTTTTGCTGAATACGGCAAAAAAATTAAAGATCATAATTTTAAAGTGCAGTTAGGCGTGTCTAGCGAAACTTATGATCAGCGTGGTTTTCAGTTGCAGAAAACATTTACCGATCCACTATTGGGCACGCCAACTACGGGTACTATTGTTGATACACAAAATTCTAATAACAGTATCGCGCAAAATTCAACCAGTCTGCTATCAGCCTTTGGACGCGTAAATTATTCCTATAAAGATAAATACCTTTTAGAAGCGCTGTTCCGCGAGGATGCATCATCAAAATTTGCTGCCGGTAAACGTTCCAGTTTCTTTCCGTCGATAAGTGCCGGCTGGATCATAACGCAGGAATCGTTTATGCAGCCTGTTAAAAATACCTTAACTACATTAAAACTAAGAGCATCTTACGGAACGGTAGGGAATCAAAATGTAGGTAATTATCAATATCAGACTACCTATTTTAACTACGCAAATGCTTACGGTTTTGGTAATAATATCGTTGGCGGCGCTGGTACTAATATCGCAAACCGCGACATCACCTGGGAAAAGTCGGCCAAACTGAATATCGGTTTAGATGCCGGGTTGTTTGATGATAAGTTAACCGCCACCTTCGATTACTTTAGAGATACAAGAAGCAATATCTTGGCTGCCCGTGCAGATGTGCCATTTATTTTTGGTGCCGGCTCGCCTGATTATAACGTAGCTAAGGTGCGCAACACCGGCTGGGAAGCTTCATTAACTTATAATCTGCGTGGCAAAGACCTAAGTCAAAGCTTTAGTGTCAACGTGGCTGATAACCAGAATAAATTACTGAAGCTCACAGGTAGCGCTACCCAAACCATCTACAATCAGGATGTGTTTCAGTTGATCAGAAAAGTAGGTGAACCAATAACGCAATATTATGGTTATCAGACCAACGGCTTTTTTCAAAATCAACAGGATATCGATAACTCTCCTAAAATTGCAGGCAATAGCGTACAACCCGGCGATCTGAAGTTTAAGGACCGAAATGGCGATGGTCTGATTGACGAAAAAGACAAGACGATTTTGGGTAACCCTTTCCCACGTTACACATTTGGCTTTACTTACCGTGTGGCTTATAAAGGTTTTGATTTGTCCTTATTCATACAAGGAGTAGGTAAACGCGACGCATTTTTACGTGGTGAGTTGGTTGAGCCTTTCCATTATGGCTACGGTGCAACTGTTTACGAGCATCAGACTAATATCTGGTCACCTAGTAACCCGGATGCCCGGTACCCGATACTGGCCAATATTGGCTCGCCATCAAACACAAACAACTGGCGCACAGGATCAGACCTGTACAAATACGATGCAGCCTATGCCAGGTTGAAAAATGTGAACATTGGTTATAATTTCAGCAGGAGCGTAACCAAAAAACTAGGCATACAGCGATTGAGGGTATCCTTAATCGGTCAAAACCTGGCTACACTAAGCAAACTGAAATTTATTGACCCGGAAACATCCGAGTTTGGTAATAATCTAAGCCCTGGCTCGGCGTCAAACAGTGCAAGGCAGTATCCGCTATCGGTATTCTACGGTGCAGGCCTCGACATCACATTCTAAACACAGACCATATTTAAAACATCATAAAATGAAATTTTTAAAAAAGCTTTTGATCGCATCTGTTGCGGTTGCAGCAGTATCGGGCTGTAAAAAACTCGACATCGCTCCGACAGACCGATTCTCTGATCTTACCTTCTGGCAGGTTGATGCAAACGTTTACAATGCCTTAAATAACAACTACAGCCTTATTTATAATAGCGGTTTGTATTTTGATGCAGAGGCCATATCGGATAATGCTTATTCGCCATCGGGCGACCTGAATCTTATCGCCAGCGGAAATGCCACTTCTCAAACAGGGAAATTTGCCGGCGACTGGAATAACTATTATTCAGCCATCAAATCTTGCAATATTTTTTTAGCTAATATTGATAAAAACACTACCCTGCCTGGTGCAACCAAAACCAGGATGGTGGCCGAAACACGCTTTATTCGTGCTTTTGAGCATTTTAACCTGGCCAAATGGTACGGTGATGTGCCTATTGTTGATCATGATGCCACCCCTGAAGAAGCGCAGACCATTTCGCGATCTCCCAAGGCTGACGTGATTAAATTTGTGACTGCCGAACTGGAAGCTGCCGCCGCCGAGTTGCCTTCCAAAGATGCCATACCGGCATCAGAAAACGGCCGTATTACAAAAGGTGCGGCGCTTGCCTTAGAAGCAAGGGTGCTGTTATACCAGGGCGACCGGATGGCCGATGTTGTAGCTATTTGTGAGAAACTGATGAACGACCAGGGCACCAACGGAAGCTATAGCCTGGAAAGCAGCTACAGTTCTTTGTTTAGCGATCCTAATACTAATAAGAGCACTAAGGAAAGTATCTTATCACTGCAATATGTACCCACACTGCGTACCTGGCAAAATTTCTGGGATTTCGCGCCCCGTACCGTGGGTGGCCGCGTAAGTAATATGGCTCCAACCCAGGAACTGGTTGATAGCTATATCATGTTGAATGGTAAAACTATTAAGGATGCCGGCTCTGGCTATGTAGAAACCGATCCTTATATCAATCGTGATCCGCGTTTAACCGCAACCGTAGTTTATGACCGGTATACCTGGGTTAATGCTAATAACAGCACCAAGACAATTTATATCAAGCCGGGTAGCGATCCGGTTCAGCCGGGTTTGGATGAATACAATGCAGGGTCACAGGCAGCATCTGCTACCGCTTATTACTGGCGGAAATATTTCGATCCCGCTGCGCTGCCAAACTTTGTGTCAGGCAATAACCTGCACCTGATCAGGTATGCAGAGATCTTGCTGGATTATGCCGAAGCTAAACAAAGCCTTGGCCAGATGGATGCTAGCATTTGGGCAAAAACAATCGGCGTATTAAGAGCGAGGGCCGGTTTTACCGATCCGGGTGCTTTAAATTTCCCGGGTACTGCAGATTTGACTAATGTCATCCGTAATGAGCGGAGGGTGGAACTGGCGATGGAAGGTGTGCGTATTGACGATATCAGAAGATGGAAAACAGCTGAAACAACCATGAACGGCTATATCCATGGCGCTAAATTTTCTTCAGACCAAAACACTGATAATGGCTATATCAGGACCCAGCTACGCAAGTTTAATGCGGGTAGGGATTATTTATGGGCTATCCCTGCACATGATGTTGACCTGAATAAAAACCTGATACAAAACCCGGGTTATACCAACTAAACCAATTTAAAAAACTAAAGATATGAGAAAAGTTATCAGGCTGGCAGGTGTAATGCTGCTGGCTGTAGTTGCAGGAAGTTCCTGTAAAAAAGAAAACCGGCCGTTAGATTTTAGCCTCAACCCAGTGGGCTCATTAGCAACACCAAATGATAATGTGGATGTGAAGCTTGATCCAACCAGTTCGGCCACTGTGTTGTTCAAATGGGATGCAGCAACAACAGCCGACGGCGGGTTGATTTTATATGAAATTGCATTTGACAAAGAAGAAGGCGATTTTAGTAAGCCCGTGTACAAAGCGGTGTCAGATGGTGCGGGTGTAAAACCGCAGATCACGCTAACACACAAGGATCTGAATAAGATAGCAAACTCCGCCGGTATAGCGTCGTCAAGCACCGGTAAGTTGAAATGGACAGTGATCGCTTCAAAGGGCACAAATGCCAAACCATCATCTGTATCTCGTACGCTTCAGTTAGACCGGCCTGCAGGATTTGCAGAAAACCCGGTTGAGCTGTATATCACCGGTTCTGCAACCGAAGGTG
It encodes the following:
- a CDS encoding sugar:proton symporter, with the translated sequence MIETSPHIKDKTSATYLYLVCVVAALGGFLFGFDTAVISGTVSLVKSDFSLNAVSEGWFVSCALLGCIIGVSFSGKLSDKYGRKIVLILSAVLFLASALGCMLSTSFTMLIVFRLIGGLGIGVASMVSPLYISEFSPSRFRGMMVSLYQLALTIGIVLAYFSNAYLANHANNGGGSIHTVFSGQVWRAMLGLGAIPAAVFLVSLFVVPESPRWLLLKGKVLKAKEILIKIDGAEAAENEIKAFYEQDENEDASLKELFKPVYRKALWIGLLLPFLSQVCGINAVIYYGPRILEQAGFTLNSALGGQVTIGLVNVVFTFVAIFTIDKWGRKPLLFAGVGGAVVSLLIIGALFALGVTSGPWILIFILAFIACFAFSFGPVCWVIVGEIFPNAVRGKAMALATLSLWVGNFLVGQLTPVMLEGLGSSWTFWLFAICCSPALWITWKLIPETKGRSLENIENYWKESYKREA
- a CDS encoding SusC/RagA family TonB-linked outer membrane protein — its product is MRLKLLHKLRKLKWLYGKPLLGGLLSVFALTGSARATIATSTRLYAKNVFDISITGRVVDETNQPVPGVNVSISGTTIGTITDVNGRYKLSVPEAYVSRSLSFSFIGYTKQDIAIAGKSEINVSLKANNTSLNEVVVVGYGTQKRINVTGAVSTISSKNIENKPVLNTYQALQGESPNLIIQQSTLDPGSDVIVNIRGVGTLGDNTPLVVIDGIVGGNLNTINPNDIASVSVLKDAGSAAIYGSRAANGVILVTTKAGRFNSKPTVSYNGSYGLQDAKVLVHKVDAWDNAYYKNQSLVNSGLPAAYTPDQIQALKDAGNGTWDVEHLLKKAPLQSHNVSITGGGETNSFYISAGYQNQGSNLIGNGGSGSDFGYQKYNLRLNQTSIIGKFRTNVILNYTKTRNKTNSVGSNNIFADANRVPHNYSWQDANGNYLTNPVASQYNEYGVLEKGGFNQADNDEIFGAFNGQLNITKDLKLVGEFGGTIQNNGTFFRRTQVDYLPAGVYGNDLTVLDGNSKSFLTNTKFFAEYGKKIKDHNFKVQLGVSSETYDQRGFQLQKTFTDPLLGTPTTGTIVDTQNSNNSIAQNSTSLLSAFGRVNYSYKDKYLLEALFREDASSKFAAGKRSSFFPSISAGWIITQESFMQPVKNTLTTLKLRASYGTVGNQNVGNYQYQTTYFNYANAYGFGNNIVGGAGTNIANRDITWEKSAKLNIGLDAGLFDDKLTATFDYFRDTRSNILAARADVPFIFGAGSPDYNVAKVRNTGWEASLTYNLRGKDLSQSFSVNVADNQNKLLKLTGSATQTIYNQDVFQLIRKVGEPITQYYGYQTNGFFQNQQDIDNSPKIAGNSVQPGDLKFKDRNGDGLIDEKDKTILGNPFPRYTFGFTYRVAYKGFDLSLFIQGVGKRDAFLRGELVEPFHYGYGATVYEHQTNIWSPSNPDARYPILANIGSPSNTNNWRTGSDLYKYDAAYARLKNVNIGYNFSRSVTKKLGIQRLRVSLIGQNLATLSKLKFIDPETSEFGNNLSPGSASNSARQYPLSVFYGAGLDITF